In one Alphaproteobacteria bacterium genomic region, the following are encoded:
- the rdgB gene encoding RdgB/HAM1 family non-canonical purine NTP pyrophosphatase, which produces MATHNMGKFKEFRNALAPYTENVLSGNDINLPDVEETEDTFEGNAKLKAIAGAKHTGKIVIADDSGFCVKKLKGRPGVYSKRFAVEVGNGKENYPAAIAKLNEELGNNKDRRASFCCCLVIAWPDGHTETLNGRVNGKLLKTLQGEDGFGFDPAFVPNGHDRTFAEMSLEEKQKLSHRGKALSSLIEEVFEK; this is translated from the coding sequence ATTGCCACTCATAACATGGGTAAATTTAAAGAGTTTAGAAATGCCTTAGCTCCATATACAGAGAATGTTCTATCAGGAAATGATATAAACTTACCAGATGTAGAAGAAACAGAAGACACTTTTGAAGGTAATGCTAAGCTTAAAGCTATAGCTGGAGCAAAGCATACTGGTAAAATTGTAATAGCTGATGATAGCGGTTTTTGTGTAAAAAAATTAAAAGGAAGACCGGGAGTATATTCAAAAAGGTTTGCTGTTGAAGTTGGGAATGGAAAAGAAAACTATCCTGCAGCAATTGCAAAATTAAATGAAGAGCTAGGAAACAACAAAGACAGAAGAGCAAGTTTCTGTTGTTGTTTAGTAATTGCTTGGCCAGATGGACATACAGAGACTCTAAATGGTAGAGTTAACGGCAAACTATTAAAAACATTACAAGGTGAAGATGGTTTTGGTTTTGACCCTGCATTTGTTCCTAATGGACACGATAGAACTTTTGCTGAAATGAGTTTAGAGGAAAAGCAGAAACTTTCTCATAGAGGAAAAGCTTTATCTTCTTTAATTGAAGAAGTATTTGAAAAGTAA